From a single Gimesia fumaroli genomic region:
- a CDS encoding serine/threonine protein kinase has protein sequence MPSDKRRKKIRPVSAGATGESSPPPSSQGKGVRTQQAPGIEDSDSTQETIYQTSETPRTSEKGPSTNLIGRQLDDFKILRKLGQGGMATVYLAEQVSLKREAAIKVMHNELMSDETHVRRFEREAKAAAGLTHPNIVQVYMTGDFEGTHYIAQEYVRGINLREHLARNAPPDCTLILRIMRQVTAALNAAAEKGIVHRDIKPENIMITSRKLIKVADFGLAQIAQSDERVELTQVGTTMGTPLYMSPEQVNGKPLDQRSDIYSLGVTCYHLISGRPPFHGETALSIAVKHLNEPPPSLSKRRPDLPVELCDLIHRMMEKDPDKRPANAAELMQAIKKIPEQPSLKQGRNWTSLIPFQSNRGFQKQLLAFILASLCLGGVAAAIGWVNRPGDPLNAPFQEQAGGEAVESIIPHEKTAIAQFFLAMRLKDKEEAWKAVINYEPVSAVYKNIAQIRLGILLIKPDRYDEAKAIFQELANSGQPKYEVNGYAGLMALESINGNARGAQDIWDIRVRDHVNDLDAGLIEYVVTALEENQIALKADEVDNSEFIRDLSNFDDEEVRSPGP, from the coding sequence ATGCCATCTGACAAACGACGCAAAAAGATCAGACCGGTCTCGGCTGGAGCGACCGGAGAAAGTTCCCCGCCGCCCTCAAGCCAGGGAAAAGGAGTACGTACGCAGCAGGCACCGGGCATTGAGGACTCTGATTCCACTCAGGAAACGATTTATCAAACCAGCGAAACTCCTCGGACCTCGGAGAAGGGGCCCTCAACGAATCTCATCGGACGGCAGTTAGATGATTTCAAGATACTGAGAAAGTTGGGGCAGGGCGGAATGGCCACCGTTTATCTGGCCGAGCAGGTCTCTCTCAAACGTGAAGCCGCCATCAAGGTAATGCACAACGAACTGATGAGTGATGAAACGCATGTCAGACGTTTTGAACGCGAGGCAAAAGCAGCCGCCGGACTGACGCATCCGAATATTGTTCAGGTTTATATGACGGGCGATTTTGAAGGCACGCATTACATCGCACAGGAATATGTGCGCGGGATCAATTTAAGAGAACATCTCGCCCGCAATGCTCCCCCCGATTGTACGTTGATTTTGCGGATCATGCGACAGGTGACCGCGGCATTGAATGCTGCTGCGGAAAAAGGGATTGTGCACCGGGATATCAAACCCGAAAATATCATGATTACGTCCCGGAAACTGATCAAAGTGGCCGACTTTGGCCTCGCCCAAATTGCACAGTCGGACGAACGCGTCGAACTAACCCAGGTAGGCACCACGATGGGTACGCCTTTGTATATGAGTCCGGAGCAAGTCAACGGCAAGCCGCTTGATCAGCGGAGTGATATCTATTCGCTGGGGGTCACGTGCTATCATCTGATTTCCGGGCGTCCGCCCTTTCATGGAGAAACCGCACTTTCGATTGCCGTCAAGCATTTGAACGAGCCACCGCCGTCCTTGTCGAAACGCCGACCGGACCTTCCTGTCGAGCTCTGCGATCTTATCCATCGCATGATGGAAAAAGATCCAGATAAACGTCCGGCGAATGCGGCTGAGCTGATGCAGGCAATTAAGAAAATTCCGGAACAGCCTTCACTGAAGCAGGGGCGAAACTGGACATCACTGATTCCTTTTCAGAGTAATCGGGGATTTCAGAAGCAACTTCTGGCGTTCATTTTGGCATCACTCTGTCTGGGAGGTGTGGCGGCTGCTATCGGTTGGGTGAATCGCCCCGGTGATCCATTGAACGCACCGTTCCAGGAGCAGGCAGGCGGGGAAGCAGTCGAGAGTATCATTCCCCATGAAAAAACGGCGATAGCGCAGTTCTTTCTTGCGATGCGATTGAAAGATAAAGAAGAAGCCTGGAAGGCAGTCATCAACTATGAGCCTGTAAGTGCAGTTTACAAAAACATTGCTCAGATTCGTTTAGGTATCTTATTGATCAAACCAGATCGATATGACGAAGCTAAGGCCATTTTTCAGGAACTGGCAAACTCGGGTCAGCCAAAATATGAAGTAAATGGTTATGCGGGGTTGATGGCGCTGGAGAGTATTAATGGAAATGCGCGGGGGGCTCAGGATATCTGGGATATCCGAGTACGAGATCATGTGAATGATCTGGATGCGGGTTTGATCGAATATGTCGTAACGGCGTTAGAGGAGAATCAGATTGCTCTGAAAGCGGATGAGGTCGATAACAGCGAGTTTATTCGCGACCTCTCCAATTTCGATGATGAGGAAGTTAGATCCCCCGGCCCTTGA
- a CDS encoding pyridoxal phosphate-dependent aminotransferase, which translates to MSEEWIADRMHLIDASGIRKVFDLAANMKNPVNLSIGQPHFDTPDTIKDALCQAVRDGKNAYSQTQGIAPLIEKIQSRVDAEYHHADRQVFISSGTSGALMLVLNALVNPGDEVIVFDPYFVMYTHLTRVVGGKPVFVETYPDFTIDIEKVRAAITDRTKLILFNSPSNPTGHVASEAETRALAELAAEKNIALVSDEIYRSFCYDESFISPAAFNEKTIVIDGFSKSHSMTGHRLGFVHGPKSVVQQMIKLQQYTFVCAPHPVQWAGLAALECDISDRVEEYHEKRDLMRDRLSDKFEIAGAGGAFYMFLKTPWGTGTEFCTEAIKNNLLIIPGNVFSNRDTHFRISYAQENPVLEEGAAILNRLADRKM; encoded by the coding sequence ATGAGCGAAGAATGGATAGCCGACCGCATGCATCTGATTGATGCCTCAGGAATTCGAAAAGTATTCGATCTGGCGGCAAACATGAAGAACCCGGTTAATTTGAGTATCGGACAGCCACACTTTGATACTCCTGATACTATTAAGGATGCTTTATGTCAGGCGGTCCGAGACGGAAAAAATGCTTATAGCCAGACGCAGGGGATTGCGCCATTAATTGAGAAAATACAATCACGGGTCGACGCCGAATATCATCATGCAGATCGCCAGGTCTTTATTTCCAGTGGTACCAGTGGCGCATTGATGCTGGTTTTGAATGCCCTGGTCAATCCGGGGGATGAAGTGATTGTCTTCGATCCTTATTTTGTGATGTATACACATCTGACGCGGGTTGTCGGTGGCAAACCGGTTTTTGTGGAGACCTATCCAGATTTCACGATCGATATCGAAAAAGTACGTGCTGCCATTACCGATCGCACCAAGCTGATTCTGTTCAATAGTCCCAGCAATCCGACCGGTCATGTTGCATCCGAAGCAGAGACGCGTGCTCTGGCAGAACTGGCGGCGGAAAAGAATATCGCACTGGTCAGCGATGAGATCTATCGTTCCTTCTGCTACGACGAGTCGTTTATCAGCCCGGCTGCTTTTAATGAGAAAACGATTGTGATCGACGGGTTCAGTAAGTCACATTCGATGACCGGACATCGACTTGGCTTTGTGCATGGCCCCAAGAGCGTCGTGCAACAGATGATTAAGCTACAGCAATACACGTTTGTCTGTGCGCCGCATCCGGTGCAATGGGCGGGGCTGGCGGCACTGGAATGTGACATTTCAGATCGGGTAGAAGAATACCACGAGAAACGTGACCTGATGCGGGATCGCTTATCAGACAAATTCGAAATTGCCGGTGCCGGCGGCGCTTTCTATATGTTCCTCAAAACACCGTGGGGAACGGGGACCGAATTCTGCACCGAAGCAATCAAAAATAACCTGCTGATTATACCCGGCAATGTGTTCAGTAATCGTGACACACATTTTCGAATTTCCTATGCGCAGGAGAATCCGGTGCTGGAGGAAGGGGCCGCAATTCTGAATCGTCTGGCAGACCGCAAAATGTGA
- a CDS encoding NUDIX hydrolase: MSDEDQTIAEARFIKLIKRGRWEFVQRVNSTGVVCLFPLTQENEVILVEQFRPPVNAPVIEFPAGLAGDIEGQEQEAFETAAARELLEETGYVAQTMLPLGATVSSAGLTDEAVEFFLALDLKKVADGGGDESEKITVHAVPFCEIESWLQAAQKRGCLLDARIYAGLYFLSKHIHENR; the protein is encoded by the coding sequence ATGAGCGACGAAGATCAGACGATTGCTGAAGCCCGTTTCATAAAATTAATCAAACGCGGGCGCTGGGAATTTGTCCAACGCGTGAATTCAACCGGCGTTGTCTGTCTGTTTCCACTCACACAAGAGAACGAAGTAATTCTGGTCGAACAGTTTCGGCCCCCCGTTAATGCTCCGGTGATTGAGTTTCCTGCAGGACTAGCAGGAGACATCGAAGGACAGGAACAGGAAGCGTTCGAGACAGCGGCTGCGAGGGAACTGCTCGAAGAAACAGGCTATGTCGCACAGACCATGCTTCCCCTGGGGGCCACCGTTTCTTCTGCCGGTCTGACTGATGAAGCCGTTGAGTTCTTTCTGGCGCTGGATCTCAAAAAAGTTGCGGACGGAGGCGGAGATGAATCGGAAAAGATCACCGTGCACGCGGTTCCTTTCTGTGAAATCGAGTCATGGTTACAGGCCGCACAGAAACGAGGTTGTCTGCTGGATGCGCGGATTTATGCCGGCTTGTACTTTTTATCAAAACACATTCACGAAAACCGCTGA
- a CDS encoding DUF5077 domain-containing protein, translating to MHNLTLRFTRYFAFRFSMLLIVGASIGFCHGHSVQAATKFAATADQKHFPIKKSWGTISALPLGLELKLSDSESPKSVTIPRMNNRVKTIYLSGDTARKPLTLKPGIEEWEILLPQSLTPPVTVIVEFKEAPTLPVKPSVISETADQQIVLDAKDAVVHGTLLRYEPQPHKNTVGYWANENDWCEWKLDLKTPGVFDVYLLQGCGRGQGGSEVQVSVNDQKLKFTVEETGHFQNFKERHIGKLKINQTGVQSLQVRPVTKAKNAVMDVRQIRLVRQ from the coding sequence ATGCACAACTTGACGTTGAGGTTCACCCGATATTTTGCCTTCCGGTTTTCTATGCTGCTGATTGTAGGGGCCTCAATCGGTTTTTGCCACGGACACTCAGTTCAAGCCGCTACGAAATTTGCCGCTACGGCAGACCAGAAACACTTTCCCATCAAAAAAAGCTGGGGAACCATCAGTGCACTTCCACTGGGATTAGAACTGAAACTCTCTGATTCCGAGTCCCCGAAAAGCGTCACAATCCCCCGGATGAACAACCGCGTGAAAACGATTTACCTTTCAGGCGATACTGCCAGGAAACCGCTCACCCTGAAACCGGGCATTGAGGAATGGGAAATTCTGCTGCCTCAATCTCTGACGCCACCAGTGACCGTGATCGTTGAATTCAAAGAGGCACCCACTCTGCCTGTAAAACCGAGCGTCATTTCAGAGACTGCCGATCAGCAGATCGTTCTGGATGCGAAGGACGCAGTCGTACATGGAACGCTGCTACGCTACGAACCGCAGCCTCATAAAAATACGGTCGGCTATTGGGCCAATGAAAACGACTGGTGTGAATGGAAACTGGATCTGAAAACACCCGGTGTATTTGATGTTTATCTGCTGCAAGGCTGCGGCCGCGGACAGGGAGGTAGTGAAGTTCAAGTTTCAGTCAATGACCAAAAGCTAAAATTTACCGTGGAAGAGACCGGCCACTTTCAGAATTTTAAAGAACGTCACATTGGAAAACTCAAGATCAATCAAACCGGCGTGCAGTCACTCCAGGTGAGACCAGTTACAAAAGCGAAAAATGCAGTAATGGACGTACGACAAATCCGCCTTGTCAGACAATAA
- a CDS encoding SMP-30/gluconolactonase/LRE family protein produces MKQLALFLLSLVLLNQVGTADDSIVDTSSPLETIATDFGLADGPAWDGGGNLYFPDVKGGKLYRYHPRSGKVSVFLDDAGRISASYFNHGKLYLSDNGASQISVLKGKQKTRIAGQPADTKPPRRPNDLVVDQDGGIYYTLTGQGEVIYISPEGKQSVAINDIKTPNGLILSPDGKTLYVAAYVPKEIWAYDVTKPGVTANGKLFAKMDSGPDKGADGMTVDRAGNVYCAGPADIWIWNPQGKLLAKIHTPTRPINCAFGDQDLRSLYITGFGGLYRQRMNAYGCVPEPASEPTKKTSSKRPATSVPDSVTPHLNVVYGQAGPRKLLADIFVPKGNGPFPAVVVVHGGGWLNGDKAKFRALAIALAERGYVTMAVGYRLGHEAKFPAGIQDCNAAVRFLRGKAKQYHVNPQQIGAVGGSAGGHLVGLMAAAPHVNALQGDAGHQDQSSALQAAIVMAGPMQMASGSVAERSRKSPQKSNSNQWLGKTIDEAPALYELSDAYLHLSEKTPPLLFMMGEHDHPERNAPSREKLKSLGVTTGVKVYPNGKHGCWNQLPWFNDMVVDMDQFFQEHLK; encoded by the coding sequence ATGAAACAGCTCGCCCTTTTTCTCTTATCGCTAGTGTTATTGAACCAGGTCGGCACCGCCGACGATTCAATCGTTGATACTTCCTCTCCCCTGGAAACGATCGCCACCGATTTCGGACTGGCGGATGGCCCTGCCTGGGATGGAGGAGGCAATCTGTATTTCCCCGACGTCAAAGGGGGCAAACTATATCGTTATCATCCCCGCTCCGGCAAAGTCTCGGTTTTCCTGGATGATGCCGGCCGAATCAGCGCCAGTTATTTCAATCACGGCAAACTGTATCTGTCAGACAATGGCGCCAGCCAGATCAGTGTGTTGAAGGGGAAACAGAAAACCCGAATTGCCGGTCAACCAGCAGACACCAAGCCTCCCCGCCGCCCCAACGATCTGGTCGTTGATCAAGATGGGGGAATCTATTACACACTCACAGGCCAGGGAGAAGTCATCTATATTTCTCCTGAAGGGAAGCAGTCCGTCGCCATCAACGACATCAAAACACCCAACGGTTTGATCCTCTCACCCGATGGAAAGACGCTCTACGTTGCCGCCTATGTCCCAAAAGAGATCTGGGCTTATGACGTGACCAAGCCGGGCGTTACCGCCAACGGGAAATTATTTGCGAAAATGGATTCGGGGCCAGATAAAGGAGCCGACGGCATGACTGTGGACCGTGCGGGCAACGTCTATTGTGCAGGCCCTGCGGATATCTGGATCTGGAATCCCCAAGGCAAACTACTGGCCAAAATTCATACGCCGACTCGTCCTATTAACTGTGCGTTCGGTGACCAGGACCTGCGCTCGCTCTACATCACCGGCTTTGGCGGATTATATCGTCAACGGATGAATGCTTACGGCTGTGTGCCGGAACCCGCTTCCGAGCCGACGAAGAAAACCAGTTCCAAACGCCCTGCGACAAGTGTGCCGGATTCGGTCACCCCTCATTTGAATGTAGTTTATGGCCAGGCCGGACCGCGTAAATTACTGGCTGATATCTTCGTGCCCAAAGGGAACGGCCCGTTCCCCGCTGTGGTCGTCGTGCATGGCGGCGGTTGGTTGAATGGAGACAAAGCCAAGTTCCGCGCTCTGGCGATTGCACTCGCAGAACGGGGTTATGTCACAATGGCCGTTGGGTATCGCCTGGGACATGAAGCAAAGTTTCCCGCAGGAATTCAGGACTGTAATGCCGCCGTTCGGTTTTTACGGGGGAAAGCAAAACAGTATCACGTCAATCCACAGCAGATCGGTGCCGTGGGAGGTTCTGCCGGCGGTCACCTGGTCGGACTCATGGCGGCGGCACCACATGTTAACGCATTGCAGGGAGACGCCGGTCACCAGGACCAGTCTTCCGCTCTGCAGGCAGCGATTGTGATGGCCGGGCCAATGCAGATGGCTTCAGGCTCGGTCGCGGAACGCTCTCGTAAGAGTCCCCAGAAATCCAATTCGAATCAATGGCTGGGAAAAACCATCGATGAAGCACCCGCGTTATACGAACTGAGTGATGCTTATCTGCATCTTTCCGAGAAGACACCCCCGCTGTTATTTATGATGGGAGAGCATGATCATCCAGAACGAAATGCCCCCTCACGTGAAAAACTGAAGTCGCTGGGCGTCACAACCGGCGTCAAAGTGTATCCCAACGGGAAACATGGTTGCTGGAATCAACTGCCGTGGTTCAACGACATGGTCGTAGACATGGATCAGTTCTTTCAGGAGCACCTGAAATAA
- a CDS encoding uracil-DNA glycosylase encodes MPELKWNQLNQNIVDCTKCERLLTHCQKIAAEKRKSFKDWDYWGKPVPNFGDPQAELLIVGLAPAAHGANRTGRMFTGDRSGDWLYRALFKAGFANQPQAERIDDGLELKNCVITATCHCAPPANKPTREEVENCHPWLEQTVDLLPVKVFLALGQIGWKAVLDFKKRQGKWDGKRPTFSHGASFQFPDGHWLVGSYHPSQQNTFTGRLTEPMFDSVFKLVKTKLKASA; translated from the coding sequence ATGCCTGAATTGAAGTGGAATCAGCTGAACCAGAACATCGTAGACTGCACAAAATGTGAACGATTACTGACACATTGCCAAAAAATCGCCGCCGAAAAACGCAAATCCTTCAAGGACTGGGACTACTGGGGCAAACCGGTGCCTAATTTTGGTGATCCGCAAGCAGAACTGCTCATTGTGGGTCTCGCGCCGGCAGCACACGGGGCAAATCGTACCGGAAGAATGTTTACGGGAGACCGCAGTGGGGACTGGCTGTATCGGGCATTGTTCAAAGCGGGGTTCGCGAATCAACCTCAGGCGGAGCGCATCGATGATGGATTAGAGTTGAAAAACTGTGTCATCACCGCCACCTGTCATTGTGCCCCGCCGGCGAATAAACCGACACGTGAGGAAGTTGAAAACTGTCATCCCTGGCTGGAACAGACCGTTGACCTGCTTCCCGTCAAAGTCTTCCTGGCGTTAGGTCAGATCGGCTGGAAAGCAGTGCTGGATTTCAAAAAACGCCAAGGCAAATGGGACGGCAAAAGGCCCACCTTCTCACACGGTGCCTCATTTCAGTTTCCCGACGGACACTGGCTCGTTGGCAGTTATCACCCGAGCCAGCAGAACACGTTCACCGGGCGGCTGACCGAGCCCATGTTCGATTCAGTCTTTAAGCTGGTCAAGACGAAATTGAAAGCAAGTGCGTAG
- a CDS encoding formyltetrahydrofolate deformylase, whose amino-acid sequence MQVTITAVGPDNRGLADPIVHYVTGVGANIHEIQMYDHDSEHLFAMLLRIDWPTDVEPIAVLRERIMQIGTQKGLTLRVWARDEHDRPPRVAICTTYRSEPAEAVLNAIQEGVIKAEPAVIIGNRDRCQSLAEKHQVDFHNIGDERGNPDNTRMVELFDSYEVDYVLLARYMRVLPPSICWSFAGGRIINLHHGLLPSYPGFQPYEDAFSHHMLTFGATIHFIIPELDAGNQIIHQNAFTVSPGTSLKEIKRIGETEHEPECLVEGVRRVVDREVELHFHRVVGMEDRK is encoded by the coding sequence ATGCAGGTTACTATTACCGCCGTTGGTCCGGACAATCGTGGTTTGGCCGACCCCATCGTGCATTATGTCACTGGCGTGGGGGCGAATATTCACGAAATTCAAATGTATGACCATGATTCCGAGCATCTATTCGCGATGTTGCTGCGAATCGACTGGCCTACAGATGTGGAACCTATTGCTGTTCTGCGCGAGCGGATCATGCAGATCGGCACGCAAAAGGGACTGACGCTACGAGTCTGGGCACGTGATGAGCATGATCGCCCCCCCCGCGTTGCCATTTGCACGACCTACCGCAGCGAACCCGCGGAAGCGGTGCTGAATGCCATCCAGGAGGGCGTGATCAAAGCAGAACCCGCTGTGATTATTGGAAACCGGGACCGTTGTCAGTCGCTAGCCGAAAAGCATCAGGTTGATTTTCATAATATCGGCGATGAACGCGGCAATCCGGACAATACACGCATGGTCGAACTGTTTGACTCTTATGAGGTCGATTATGTGTTGCTGGCCCGTTACATGCGCGTCTTACCCCCCAGCATATGCTGGAGTTTTGCTGGCGGGAGAATCATCAATCTGCATCATGGGCTGCTTCCGTCCTATCCGGGTTTCCAGCCTTACGAAGATGCATTCAGCCATCATATGTTGACGTTTGGCGCCACCATTCATTTTATTATTCCCGAGCTGGACGCGGGCAATCAGATTATCCACCAGAACGCGTTTACGGTTTCCCCGGGGACTTCGTTGAAAGAGATTAAGCGGATCGGCGAAACTGAGCATGAGCCGGAATGTCTCGTGGAAGGGGTCCGCCGTGTTGTGGATCGTGAAGTTGAACTCCACTTTCACCGTGTGGTAGGCATGGAAGATCGGAAATAA
- a CDS encoding nucleotidyltransferase family protein has product MSNVNTPPRLFVIIPAAGRSRRMGTHKLLLTLGKETVIQRLVHGLSAPFITRIVIVTRKDDERLKDHLSDMDLDLIQPEVDPPDMKQSVQIGLEWIEAHYQPEEQDSWLLIPADHPVLKREVLEVLYQAWEQCEADVMVPTFQNQKGHPAFFRWSVSRDVFALQNDEGINALWKNHGIQPKLFECDFPEILIDLDTPADFESVQQQFSEDF; this is encoded by the coding sequence ATGAGCAACGTAAATACACCGCCACGACTGTTTGTCATTATTCCGGCTGCTGGCAGGAGCCGCCGCATGGGTACACACAAACTGCTGCTGACACTTGGTAAGGAAACCGTAATCCAGCGACTGGTTCACGGATTAAGTGCGCCGTTTATTACCCGGATTGTGATTGTAACCCGCAAGGATGATGAGCGATTGAAAGATCATCTTTCCGATATGGATCTGGATTTGATTCAACCAGAAGTAGATCCGCCCGATATGAAACAAAGCGTTCAAATTGGTCTGGAGTGGATTGAAGCCCACTATCAACCTGAAGAACAGGACAGCTGGCTGTTAATCCCCGCAGATCATCCGGTCCTCAAGCGTGAGGTGCTTGAAGTACTTTATCAGGCCTGGGAGCAATGCGAGGCAGACGTCATGGTTCCGACCTTTCAGAATCAAAAAGGACATCCCGCATTTTTTCGCTGGTCCGTTTCCAGAGACGTCTTTGCGCTTCAGAATGATGAAGGAATCAATGCATTATGGAAGAATCATGGGATTCAACCCAAATTGTTCGAATGCGATTTTCCGGAAATTCTGATTGATCTGGATACGCCTGCAGATTTCGAATCGGTACAGCAGCAATTTTCTGAAGATTTCTGA
- the surE gene encoding 5'/3'-nucleotidase SurE: protein MQILLTNDDGIHAPGIRSLQKALTQLGDVEVVAPLSEQSGVGLSITYLHPLMIHQEFEEEQHWGWAVAGSPADCVKLGILEFCPKRPDLIVSGINSGSNVGINVLYSGTVAGAIEGAFAGITSIAISAASSFSNDIKPDYDQYAEQSIPIIKKLLQENSGSNRLWNVNFPETKPEWPRGVKWTSLGVKRHFDVMEKRIDPRGRPYYWSGLDPISNHRLEAGTDIQELSEGFVTVTPLKFDLTDHTLLNETLNGETNRELDLDLQNPG, encoded by the coding sequence GTGCAAATCTTATTAACCAACGATGACGGAATTCATGCCCCTGGGATTCGAAGCCTGCAAAAGGCGCTCACCCAGCTGGGCGATGTCGAAGTCGTTGCCCCTTTATCTGAGCAGAGTGGCGTCGGCTTAAGTATCACCTATCTTCATCCACTGATGATACATCAGGAATTCGAAGAGGAACAGCACTGGGGCTGGGCCGTTGCCGGCAGTCCGGCAGATTGTGTCAAACTGGGAATCCTGGAATTCTGCCCTAAACGCCCCGATCTGATAGTGAGCGGGATCAATTCCGGGTCGAACGTAGGAATCAATGTACTGTATTCGGGAACCGTCGCCGGTGCGATTGAAGGTGCTTTTGCCGGCATCACCTCGATCGCCATTTCCGCCGCCAGTAGTTTTTCGAATGACATCAAACCTGACTATGATCAATATGCAGAACAGAGTATTCCAATCATCAAAAAACTATTACAGGAAAACTCAGGTTCCAATAGACTCTGGAATGTGAATTTTCCGGAAACGAAACCAGAATGGCCACGCGGCGTGAAATGGACATCACTCGGCGTCAAACGACACTTTGATGTGATGGAAAAACGCATCGACCCACGAGGACGCCCTTACTACTGGAGTGGTCTGGATCCCATTAGTAACCACCGACTGGAAGCAGGCACCGACATACAGGAGTTATCCGAAGGCTTTGTAACGGTCACTCCGCTCAAGTTTGATCTCACCGATCATACATTACTCAATGAAACATTAAACGGAGAGACTAACCGAGAACTCGATCTGGATTTACAAAATCCAGGATGA